The genomic segment CCGCTTCCAGGGCCTGGGCGCAGGATATGTGGACAACATAGAGCGGTGCGCCCGTGGCTTCGGCCACGGTGATGGCCCGCCAGGTGGCGTCCGCCTCGCTGGACTGGGGGTGGGTGAGCGGGTGTCCCCGAGGGTGGGTCACGCCCTGGGCCAGGAGTTTTTGTTGCAGAAAGGGGATGATCTCGGCATTCTCGGCATGCACCGTGCATAGGCAGCCCAGTTCCCTGGCCCGGGCAAAGCTGTGCGGCATCTGCTCGGGGTCGAGCATGATCGTGCCCTTGTAGGCCATGTAATGCTTGAAGGAATTGACTCCGCGCTCCCTGGCCAGCACGCCCATCTCCCTGGCAACTTCGGCATTGAACCAGGTCACGGCCACATGAAAGGAGTAGTCGCAGGTGGCGGTGCGGGCCCGGTCCATGCAGGCATCATAGGCCTCGATCAGGGACTGCCCCTGGCCGGGGATGGCGAAATCGATGACCGTGGTGGTCCCGCCGGCCAGGGCGGCCCGGCCGCCCTGTTCGAAATTGTCCGCGGTGCGGGTGCCGGCAACGGGCATGTCCAGGTGGGTATGCGGATCAATGCCTCCGGGCAGGGCCAGCAACCCCCCGGCGTCCACGATCCGGGCGTCGGAAGGGATGTCCAGGTCTGGACCAACGGCGTGGATGCGGCCCTGGGAAACACCAATATCCGCCCTGGCGGAGTGATCGGCATTGACCACCGTGGCACCCCGGATCACGAGCTGCATGCGATCTCCTTGTTGACGAGAGTCGGTTGAGGTCAGGAATATCAGTAAACCATGCGTATGGATACGACAAGAATCAAGATCGCGGGCATTGTCCTGGCCGGCGGGGCGGGGCGACGGATGGGCGGCGGGCATGGGGGCAAATTATTGTTGCCGTACCGCAGCGAGCCGCTGGTGGTCCATGTGCTCCGCAAGGCTCTGGCGGTCTGTGATCCGGTGGTGGCCGTGACGGGCTGCAACGCGGACGCGGTTGCCCATGCGCTGCGGGAGTTGACTCCTGGATTGCGCATTGTCCATGCACCGGATTGGCAAGCGGGGCAGGCCCGGAGCCTACGGGCCGGATTGGATGCGCTGGTTCTGGATGCGACACAGGACATTGCCGGGGCGCTGGTTTTCTTGGGGGATCAGCCCCTGGTGCGTGTGGAGACGTTGGAGGCGCTGGCAGCGGTTTTTCGCGATCATCCGCGTGATTTCGTCGCCCCTCGATATCACGGCAAGCGGGGTAACCCGGTCTGTATTCCCCGGGCATGGTTCGCGCGGGTCATGGCTCTGGAGGGGGATGTTGGAGCCCGGCCGCTTCTGGATCATCCGGATGCGCGTCTGCGCCTGGTGGACGTGATGGATTCCGGGGTGCACCGGGATGTGGACACGCTGGAAGACTACCACGCACTTTTGCGGACCAGGGAATCAGTTCCCGTCCACGGATCGCACCCATCCCTCGTGGACTGAACCGGCAAACCACGGCGTTGCGCATCTCTGCCCGTTCGGCTGAGCGGCTTTGACAAGCTTCCGGGCATGACGCAGCAAATCCCATGCAGCCTCACCAGCTTTTTCCATTTTATTCACGAAGACAAGCCGCCGGCATGGAGATGCCGGGGCGTTCTTGAACAACCCTTGAGGATGCCCGACCAGGCGGGCCAGGACGCAGGCGTCCACGGCTGCGATGGGCAGCGCATCGCAAAGCGCGGCCAGCCGCTCGGGCCGGAAGACATGCTCATTAACCATGGGCACCCCCAGGGCATCCGCGCCAACAATCCCGATCACCAAATTTGTAGAGTGGGGAATCACGGGTTCATGGTTCGCCGGAGCCTTGATTACTTTGCCGCGTGCGCCATCGGCTTCCACGAAAATCCGGTCCGCCAGTCCGGAACCGGCCAACAGGTCCACGGCCTCGGGGGCCAGGCCGAGGAGTTTGCCTGTTGCCGTATCCCGGTCCCGGACCAGGGTCATGGATCGGTTCTGAAGATTGCCGTGTCGAAGATGAGCCTGGAGACGGGGCAGGGACAAGTTCCGGCCGTCCCAGAAAACAGGCTCCGTTGTCGTGGCGGCCAGTTTCGTCGTGGTGGTCCGGATGACGGTCTCGCCCCGGCGCAGGGCATGGGCGGCCATGGCGGTCATCAGGCTGGTCTTGCCGCCCGCGCCCACCAGGGCGACGACCGTTGCGTCCGGCAGATAGAGTTCGTCCGGTGTGTTGAGGATCAAGGCGGTGTGGATTCGGTATCCATCTTCGAGGAATCGGGCTGTTCGAGGGCCTGGCGCACGGCCTGGACAATGGTCTCGTAGCCCGTGCAGCGGCAGAGGTTGCCGGCATGGGCCCGGCGGATGTCCTCCGGGGTGATGTCTTCCGGATCGCGACCCTGCTTGCGGCAGGAGCGCACAAAAGCCGTGGTGGTCATGATCAACCCAGGAGTGCAGAAACCGCACTGCACGGCTCCGGCATCCACGTAGGCCTGCTGGACCGAGGAGAGGCGGCCGTCCCTGACCTCGCCCTCCACGGTGCGGATGCGTTTGCCGTGAACCCAGGTCGCCAGGTAGAGGCAGGCGTTCACGGCCACGTCGTCCACCAGCACGGTACAGGCCCCGCATTCCCCTACGCCGCAGCCCTGCTTCACGCTGGTCAGGCCCTGGTTCCGGAGCAGGTCCAGGAGGGAGGTTCGGGGATCGATGGTCAGCTCATGGGGGCGATCATTGATGGTGCAGGAGATGGTCAGCATGTCCGGGCCTCCCGGTGGTTGGCTGCGGATGACGCGAAGCGTTTTGCGGCGGTGCGGATCATCCGTCCGGCCAGGGTGCGGATGATGTGCATCCGAAAAACCCCGGCTGCCCGCCAGGAGGTGCGGGGGGAGACGTCCTGGTCCAGGGCTTCGGCCACGGCCTTGACGGCCTGGCTCAGGGGCAGGCCCCGGGCCGCGGCTTCGGCGGTGGGGCAGCGCACCGGGGTGGGCGCGGCCACGGTGAAGGCCAGACGCAGTTCGTCCACGATGCCGTTGGGGTGGTCGTCCCGCAGGCGGACGCCCGCGCCGCAGCCGATGGTGGCGATGTCCATGGCTTGGCGCATGGAATACTTGACATAGGCCGTGCCTATGTTCTGATCTCGTTCAGATTTGATCCGGACCGAGCGCAGGATTTCCCCTGGTCTTCGCTCCACCCGGCCCGGCCCCAGGTGAAACCCGCGCAAGGGGATCAGCCGTTGGCCTTCCGGGCCGATCAGGTCCAAATGGGCGTTGAGGACCAGCAGCGGGGCCGCGGAGTCGGCACAGGCCGAGCCGTTGCAGATGTTCCCGCCGATGGTGGCCGTATTGCGGATTTGCGGTCCGGCCACCCAGCCCGCGGCCTCGATGAGCATCGGGGCCAGGCGGGCGGCCAGAGGCGAGGCCATCAGCGAGGCAAAGGTCGTGCCCGAACCGATGCGCAGCTCGCCGCGATCCTCGCTCATGCCCTCCAGCTCCGGCAGGCCGTGGATGTCCACGATATCGGCATAGTCCTTGTGCCCCTCCCGCAAGCGGACCAGGATGTCCGTTCCCCCGGCCATGGGCCGGGCAAACGGATTCGCGGCCAGCAATGCCACGGCTTCGGTCAGGCTTTGGGGGCGATGGTAGGATGCAAAGGCGTACATGACAAAGATCCTCAGCGTGGTCCCAGCAATCCGGCATCCCGGAACAGCGGGAACAGGGCCTTGGGGGTGAGGGGGATGAAGTCGGCCTTGACCCCGGTGGCGTTCCAGACCGCGTTGCGAATGGCCGGGGCCGGGGAGAGCAGGGGGGGTTCGCCCAGGGATTTGTTGCCAAAGCCGCCGGAGGGCTCGGCGGTCTGGACAAAGGCCACGTCCAACGCGGGCAGATCCAGGAAGGTGGGCATTTTATAGTCCAGCAGGTTGTTGTTGCGCACCCGGCCGGAGCGCGGATCCACCAGCAACTCCTCGTAGAGCGCCCAGCCGATGGCCATGGCCATGCCGCCCTGGGCCTGCCCCTTGGCCGTGATCGGGTTGATGACCACGCCGCAGTCGTGGACATTGAGCATATCCGTGACCCGGACCCGGCACAGCGCAATATCCACCTCCACCTCCACGAAGGTGCAGCCGAAGGACGGCGCGTTGGACCGGGTCTTGACCGAGCGTTCCGCCGTGAGCTGTCCGCCCCGGTTCTTGTGGTAGTAGGCGTCCAGGGCCAGCTCCTTCAGGCTCATGAAGACCCGCGCGGGATGGCGGGTCGCGACAATGGAACCGGCTTTCAGGCCCAAGGCTGATGCCGGATAGCCGGTCATCAGCGCCGCATGGTCCAGGATTCGTGCGCGCAGTTCCAGGGACGCGGCCTTGACCGCCGGGCCGACCACGTAGGTCTGGCGGGAGGCGAAGGCCCCCGGGTCAAACGGGGTCACGTCCGTGTCCTGGGTGGAGACCACGCGCAGTGACGTCACGGGCAGGTCCAAAACCGCGGCGGCCATCTGGGCAAAGACCGTGTCCGCTCCCTGGCCGATTTCCGTGGCTCCGGCCTGAAGTGTCACGCAGCCGTCCTGGGCCAGGGTCAGGCGGATTCCGGAAATTTCCACGCCCACGGGATAGACCCCGGAATTGAAGCTGAAGCAGGCCACGCCCACGCCGCGGCGGAGTTCCGGGTCGGCCTGTGTGATTTGGGCCGCGGCCCGGCGCTCGTCCCAGCGGAATCGCTCCCGGCCTAGGCGCAGGCAGTCGGCCAGGCCGTGGGTTTCGATGGGTTTGCCCGAGCGGGGATTGACGTCGCCGGGCCGGCCGGCATTGATCCGGCGCAAATCAAGCGGGTCCATGTCCAGGGCAGTGGCCGCCTCGTCCAGGATGCATTCGCAGGCAAAGATGATCTGAGGCGAGCCGTAGCCGCGCATGGCCCCGGCAATGGGCAGATTGGTGTAGACCGTGGCCGCGTGGAAGCGTACCGAGGCATGGGGGTACATGCTGCACAGCTTGCCCCCGCCGGCGGAGACCACGGAATGGCCGTGGGAGGCGTACGCCCCGGTGTTGGACACGGCATCCATGTCCATGGCCAAGAGCCGCCCGTCCCGGGCAAAGCCCGCCTTGGCCCGGATGCGCATGGCATGACGGGTGCGGGTGATCATGCTTTCTTCGCGGGTCAGGGCCATGCGCACAGGTCGGCCCAATTTCCAGGCCAGAAAGGCGACCATGGGCTCCAGGAGCACGTCCTGCTTGGCCCCGAACCCCCCGCCCACATAGGGCTTGACGATCCGCACCCGGCTCCAGTCCAGGCCCAGGGCCTGGCCCACCACCCGGCGGCAGATATGCGGGATCTGGGTGGAAGTGACCACGGAGATCCGCTCCATGTCCTCCATGTAGGCGTGGGCCACCACGGGCTCCATGTGGCAGTGCTGGGTCACCGGGGTTTGGTATTCGCCCGCCACCACCACGTCAGCCTGGGCCAGAAGCGCGTCCACATCCCCGCTCACGCTGAACCCGTCCTGCTTGACGATATTCCCGCTGGGGTGGATGGCAAATGCGCCTTCGGCCATGGCCTCCCGGGGATCGGTGATCACCGGATATTCTTCGTAGGACACCGCGACCAGGCTCGCGGCGCGTTGGGCCGTGAGCTCGTCCCGGGCCACCACCACACCGATCTCGTCGCCGTAAAAGCGGACATGCTCGGTGAGCAGCAGGCGGTCGGCCACGTCGGCGTGGGCCGGGTCGAGGGAGAAGGGATGGCCGGCCGGGGCGTAGAGCAGCCTGGGCACGTCGGAAAAGGTGAACACGGCCTCCACGCCGGGCAGGGCCAGGGCCGCGGAAAGGTCCATGGTCAGGACCCGGCCATGGGCCACGGTGCTGCGAATGTAGACCGCGGTGAGTATGCCCGCCGGGAGCATGTCCTCGGCGTAGCGGGCCCGGCCCGTGACCTTGGCCTCGGCGTCCAGGCGCTTGACGGGTTGTCCGATGCTCATCCGGTTCTCCCGAGATGGATGGGTAGGGTTGCTGATTCGGGAACAGATTTCGGCTGGGACAGGCTAATGTACGGCTCACGCCCGGATACAGTCGCGGACCGGAGGCCGTGCAGATGGGCGCGAACAGCCCTGACCACGCCCTGGCCCACGGCCCGG from the Desulfonatronum thioautotrophicum genome contains:
- the hydA gene encoding dihydropyrimidinase; the protein is MQLVIRGATVVNADHSARADIGVSQGRIHAVGPDLDIPSDARIVDAGGLLALPGGIDPHTHLDMPVAGTRTADNFEQGGRAALAGGTTTVIDFAIPGQGQSLIEAYDACMDRARTATCDYSFHVAVTWFNAEVAREMGVLARERGVNSFKHYMAYKGTIMLDPEQMPHSFARARELGCLCTVHAENAEIIPFLQQKLLAQGVTHPRGHPLTHPQSSEADATWRAITVAEATGAPLYVVHISCAQALEAVIASQARGLPVFAECLGGHLVVDAAVYEQEDAQAAARYVMSPPFRPRQDREALWNGLKHGAIQVTASDNCTFTDAQRQAGLRDFSRLPSGTPGLEDRMRVVWDGGVAQGRLTPEQFVAVTSTNAARLFNIFPRKGCIRPGADADIVLWDPNAEHTVSAATHHHATDFSVFEGMTFRGSPVATFLAGNEVFRDGHVTAQPGLGRYIPRPVFDPEFTTLRKLMSSRTLPGTGQGNITLPPCA
- a CDS encoding nucleotidyltransferase family protein, with translation MRMDTTRIKIAGIVLAGGAGRRMGGGHGGKLLLPYRSEPLVVHVLRKALAVCDPVVAVTGCNADAVAHALRELTPGLRIVHAPDWQAGQARSLRAGLDALVLDATQDIAGALVFLGDQPLVRVETLEALAAVFRDHPRDFVAPRYHGKRGNPVCIPRAWFARVMALEGDVGARPLLDHPDARLRLVDVMDSGVHRDVDTLEDYHALLRTRESVPVHGSHPSLVD
- the yqeC gene encoding selenium cofactor biosynthesis protein YqeC codes for the protein MILNTPDELYLPDATVVALVGAGGKTSLMTAMAAHALRRGETVIRTTTTKLAATTTEPVFWDGRNLSLPRLQAHLRHGNLQNRSMTLVRDRDTATGKLLGLAPEAVDLLAGSGLADRIFVEADGARGKVIKAPANHEPVIPHSTNLVIGIVGADALGVPMVNEHVFRPERLAALCDALPIAAVDACVLARLVGHPQGLFKNAPASPCRRLVFVNKMEKAGEAAWDLLRHARKLVKAAQPNGQRCATPWFAGSVHEGWVRSVDGN
- the xdhC gene encoding xanthine dehydrogenase iron sulfur-binding subunit XdhC, which gives rise to MLTISCTINDRPHELTIDPRTSLLDLLRNQGLTSVKQGCGVGECGACTVLVDDVAVNACLYLATWVHGKRIRTVEGEVRDGRLSSVQQAYVDAGAVQCGFCTPGLIMTTTAFVRSCRKQGRDPEDITPEDIRRAHAGNLCRCTGYETIVQAVRQALEQPDSSKMDTESTPP
- the xdhB gene encoding xanthine dehydrogenase subunit XdhB, which codes for MYAFASYHRPQSLTEAVALLAANPFARPMAGGTDILVRLREGHKDYADIVDIHGLPELEGMSEDRGELRIGSGTTFASLMASPLAARLAPMLIEAAGWVAGPQIRNTATIGGNICNGSACADSAAPLLVLNAHLDLIGPEGQRLIPLRGFHLGPGRVERRPGEILRSVRIKSERDQNIGTAYVKYSMRQAMDIATIGCGAGVRLRDDHPNGIVDELRLAFTVAAPTPVRCPTAEAAARGLPLSQAVKAVAEALDQDVSPRTSWRAAGVFRMHIIRTLAGRMIRTAAKRFASSAANHREARTC
- the xdhA gene encoding xanthine dehydrogenase subunit XdhA, whose translation is MSIGQPVKRLDAEAKVTGRARYAEDMLPAGILTAVYIRSTVAHGRVLTMDLSAALALPGVEAVFTFSDVPRLLYAPAGHPFSLDPAHADVADRLLLTEHVRFYGDEIGVVVARDELTAQRAASLVAVSYEEYPVITDPREAMAEGAFAIHPSGNIVKQDGFSVSGDVDALLAQADVVVAGEYQTPVTQHCHMEPVVAHAYMEDMERISVVTSTQIPHICRRVVGQALGLDWSRVRIVKPYVGGGFGAKQDVLLEPMVAFLAWKLGRPVRMALTREESMITRTRHAMRIRAKAGFARDGRLLAMDMDAVSNTGAYASHGHSVVSAGGGKLCSMYPHASVRFHAATVYTNLPIAGAMRGYGSPQIIFACECILDEAATALDMDPLDLRRINAGRPGDVNPRSGKPIETHGLADCLRLGRERFRWDERRAAAQITQADPELRRGVGVACFSFNSGVYPVGVEISGIRLTLAQDGCVTLQAGATEIGQGADTVFAQMAAAVLDLPVTSLRVVSTQDTDVTPFDPGAFASRQTYVVGPAVKAASLELRARILDHAALMTGYPASALGLKAGSIVATRHPARVFMSLKELALDAYYHKNRGGQLTAERSVKTRSNAPSFGCTFVEVEVDIALCRVRVTDMLNVHDCGVVINPITAKGQAQGGMAMAIGWALYEELLVDPRSGRVRNNNLLDYKMPTFLDLPALDVAFVQTAEPSGGFGNKSLGEPPLLSPAPAIRNAVWNATGVKADFIPLTPKALFPLFRDAGLLGPR